A single region of the Chionomys nivalis chromosome 5, mChiNiv1.1, whole genome shotgun sequence genome encodes:
- the Srp9 gene encoding signal recognition particle 9 kDa protein, which translates to MPQFQTWEEFSRAAEKLYLADPMKVRVVLKYRHVDGNLCIKVTDDLVCLVYRTDQAQDVKKIEKFHSQLMRLMVAKESRNVAMETE; encoded by the exons ATGCCTCAGTTCCAGACCTGGGAGGAGTTCAGCCGCGCGGCCGAGAAGCTCTACCTCGCCGACCCCATGAAG GTACGCGTGGTTCTCAAATACAGGCACGTTGATGGGAATTTGTGTATCAAAGTAACAGATGATTTAGTT TGTTTGGTGTATAGAACAGACCAAGCTCAAGATGTAAAGAAGATTGAGAAATTCCACAGTCAACTAATGCGACTTATGGTGGCCAAGGAATCCCGCAATGTCGCCATGGAAACAGAATGA